In Papio anubis isolate 15944 chromosome 17, Panubis1.0, whole genome shotgun sequence, the following are encoded in one genomic region:
- the MFSD6L gene encoding major facilitator superfamily domain-containing protein 6-like, which yields MNANPRWDISRALGVAKLFHLVCGVREACVTPFLTLYLRQLGLAAPWVGILMGTKHLIAAFWAPVCAFLAKSYRKRRVLLIGSLLSSVGASLLMVLIPAADKIRMHLPCNGSSGVTSTDALPGVTLRVNITSAQGPASRHPANRTAEVEKPGFRNPPGESDQETFRDPHGYLAPSVEGARTTSQVLLHPVTSGLKDHPWEVTFEVVKTALPLLPGGKGPGNPANLSGTKGKAWAFDLSLEGLRWTFILSLGSVAFWELLAVPLEQVADDSLYEYLDFVDATDRYRSLWVWRLLGMLAGVCGIAALVGQLDCFLMNSGPRGVVHFYGYSVVSTLALLVSIFFPIPICQRWEPSYKSVKALSIVGGDPRLILLAFTVVLTGAIVSTVQNFLFWHMKDHGSGELVMGFSVALSLLGEILLHPFKTTLLRKLSRMGLVGLGLSCLAGQLLYYSFLWSWWSVLPVQILSAISNGALWWAVGASVEDLATPGMERALSALFRGHFYGSGCSLGSFVGGFVVMRFSLAVLYQACCVALLLWLALLLSIQQRLPQERKIKYSKLLSMEVSDTSDSEQGTERDWLVKAMREEHSD from the coding sequence ATGAACGCCAACCCCCGGTGGGACATCAGCAGGGCGCTGGGGGTGGCCAAGCTCTTCCACCTGGTGTGCGGGGTCCGGGAAGCCTGCGTGACCCCGTTCCTGACTCTGTACCTGAGGCAGCTGGGCTTGGCCGCGCCCTGGGTGGGCATCCTAATGGGAACCAAGCACCTAATCGCTGCCTTCTGGGCTCCGGTCTGTGCCTTCCTGGCCAAAAGCTACCGGAAACGGAGAGTGCTTCTGATCGGCTCCCTGCTCAGCTCGGTAGGGGCCAGCCTGCTGATGGTTCTGATCCCAGCGGCGGACAAAATTCGGATGCACCTCCCTTGTAATGGAAGCAGCGGCGTGACCAGCACAGACGCACTCCCGGGGGTCACACTACGTGTGAACATCACCTCGGCCCAAGGGCCTGCCTCCAGGCACCCAGCCAACAGGACTGCAGAGGTGGAAAAGCCTGGTTTCAGAAACCCACCTGGTGAAAGTGACCAAGAAACTTTTCGTGATCCGCACGGCTACCTAGCGCCCTCCGTTGAAGGAGCTAGGACCACATCCCAAGTTCTCCTCCATCCTGTCACTTCGGGGCTGAAAGATCATCCCTGGGAAGTTACTTTTGAGGTGGTCAAAACAGCCCTCCCCTTGCTTCCTGGGGGGAAAGGGCCCGGAAATCCAGCCAATTTGTCAGGGACCAAGGGGAAAGCCTGGGCTTTTGACCTGTCCTTGGAAGGGTTGCGGTGGACTTTCATCCTCTCCTTGGGGTCTGTGGCGTTCTGGGAGCTGCTGGCAGTGCCTCTGGAGCAGGTGGCCGATGACAGCCTTTATGAGTATCTGGATTTTGTGGATGCCACTGACCGATACAGAAGCCTGTGGGTCTGGAGGttgctgggcatgttggcaggcgTGTGTGGCATCGCAGCCTTGGTGGGGCAGCTGGACTGCTTCCTGATGAACAGCGGCCCCCGGGGTGTGGTCCACTTCTATGGGTACTCGGTGGTCAGCACCCTGGCCTTACTGGTGAGCATTTTCTTTCCCATTCCCATCTGTCAGCGGTGGGAGCCCAGCTACAAAAGCGTCAAAGCACTGTCTATTGTGGGGGGCGACCCCCGCCTCATTCTCCTGGCCTTCACCGTTGTTTTGACAGGAGCCATCGTCAGTACTGTCCAGAACTTTCTGTTCTGGCACATGAAGGACCATGGGAGTGGCGAGCTGGTCATGGGTTTCTCGGTCGCCCTCAGCTTGCTGGGGGAAATTCTGCTTCATCCGTTCAAAACTACATTGCTTAGGAAACTGTCTAGGATGGGcctggtggggctggggctgagctGCCTCGCTGGGCAGCTGCTCTACTACTCTTTCCTCTGGAGCTGGTGGTCCGTCCTCCCCGTTCAGATCTTGAGTGCCATTAGCAACGGGGCTCTGTGGTGGGCTGTGGGGGCCTCAGTGGAGGACCTGGCCACTCCCGGCATGGAGAGGGCTCTGAGTGCCTTGTTCCGAGGCCACTTTTACGGGAGTGGCTGTAGCCTGGGCAGCTTTGTGGGGGGTTTCGTGGTGATGCGCTTCAGCCTGGCTGTGCTCTACCAGGCCTGCTGTGTGGCCCTGTTGCTCTGGTTGGCCTTGCTCCTGTCCATACAGCAGAGGCTGCCTCAAGAGCGGAAAATCAAGTACTCGAAGCTGTTGTCCATGGAGGTGAGTGACACCAGTGACTCTGAGCAGGGGACAGAACGTGACTGGCTTGTGAAGGCCATGAGGGAGGAACACTCAGACTGA